Proteins from a single region of Flavobacterium sp. YJ01:
- a CDS encoding exopolysaccharide biosynthesis polyprenyl glycosylphosphotransferase, whose product MRNRHKFTFIMCCAIADMIAMVFGTIIFLNFAIEEKVGWNTLFVNKMIPITILSWLFSVTYFQLYRVDVLFSLDEFFRNSWRAFFTQRVLWHGYIFIFQDDVLYFFGTKANLIQLSFLLSYFLLSRILFTLVIGKIKGWVFRQYTVAIWGFNKTSIELASHLESNSFFINFVGILNENSSEEYTNNEDFSLALCAGIDKASRDNINELYIVSKPDFISDLNDFFELGDKHCMRLKFVPDFSSISKKHFNSSHLNNFHVIKPRFEPLQNAYNRLAKRIFDLVFSILVIIFILSWLYPLLAIIIKKQSPGPVLFKQMRTGKKNQSFWCYKFRSMYVNNANEAQQAQKGDSRVTPIGKFIRRTSLDEMPQFFNVLIGNMSVVGPRPHMIKHTSDYNDHINNFMVRHFVKPGITGLAQVSGLRGETKKVSDMKRRVTTDIEYVQRWSLIKDIKICFLTVIVTLKGDKNAF is encoded by the coding sequence ATGCGAAACAGACATAAATTTACTTTCATAATGTGTTGCGCTATTGCCGATATGATTGCGATGGTGTTTGGAACAATAATATTTTTGAATTTTGCTATTGAAGAGAAAGTAGGTTGGAATACTTTATTTGTAAATAAAATGATTCCTATTACAATTTTAAGCTGGTTGTTCTCAGTTACTTATTTTCAATTATATAGAGTAGACGTTCTTTTTAGTTTAGATGAATTTTTTAGAAACAGCTGGCGTGCGTTTTTTACTCAAAGAGTTTTATGGCACGGATACATTTTCATTTTTCAAGATGATGTTCTGTATTTCTTTGGAACCAAAGCAAATTTGATTCAATTAAGTTTCTTATTGTCTTACTTTTTGTTGTCCAGAATTCTTTTCACATTGGTTATAGGAAAGATCAAAGGATGGGTTTTTAGACAGTATACAGTTGCAATTTGGGGCTTTAATAAGACAAGTATCGAATTAGCCTCGCATCTAGAAAGTAATTCGTTCTTTATCAATTTTGTGGGTATTCTAAATGAAAATTCATCTGAAGAATACACCAACAATGAAGATTTTTCTTTAGCGCTTTGTGCAGGAATTGATAAAGCATCGAGAGATAATATCAATGAATTATACATTGTTTCTAAACCTGATTTTATTTCAGATCTGAATGATTTTTTTGAGCTTGGAGATAAACATTGTATGCGTTTGAAATTTGTGCCGGATTTTTCGTCCATTTCAAAAAAGCATTTCAACTCAAGCCATTTAAATAATTTTCATGTTATAAAACCTCGTTTTGAACCTTTGCAGAATGCTTACAATAGATTAGCAAAGAGAATATTTGATCTAGTTTTTAGCATTTTGGTTATCATTTTCATCTTGTCTTGGTTGTATCCTTTATTGGCTATTATCATTAAAAAACAAAGTCCAGGACCAGTTTTGTTCAAACAAATGAGAACCGGAAAAAAGAATCAGAGTTTTTGGTGCTATAAATTCAGAAGCATGTACGTTAATAATGCCAATGAAGCTCAACAAGCTCAGAAAGGCGACAGTAGGGTAACACCAATCGGAAAATTTATTCGCCGTACCAGTTTAGATGAAATGCCGCAGTTCTTTAATGTTTTGATTGGAAATATGAGTGTAGTAGGACCACGTCCTCACATGATTAAACATACGTCAGACTATAACGACCACATCAATAATTTTATGGTTCGTCATTTTGTGAAACCAGGAATTACAGGTTTAGCTCAAGTTTCAGGTCTGCGCGGAGAAACAAAAAAAGTATCTGATATGAAACGACGCGTAACAACAGATATAGAATACGTACAGCGTTGGAGCTTAATAAAAGATATTAAAATTTGCTTCTTAACTGTAATTGTAACCTTAAAAGGAGATAAAAATGCCTTTTAA
- a CDS encoding phospholipase A, giving the protein MRLKSILIFLILYSIQSNSQIVEEKKNFRAADSLLKENSFSVHRDNYFLTGVPLDEPITRNSADVKYQVSFKLRLNSKPILGGFFPYLMYTQKAFWDIYASSKPFSEINFNPGVAMVRPFYLKGGRLTYGTISFEHESNGRDSIYSRTWNMLAFSLKSQVSPRWTVGIRGWIPLVDKEDNPELTKYVGYGEASASYQIKPGRWSADVLFRKGSGLINYGSLQTQLNWRPYKEENYYVTLQWFVGYTESLIDYQEHKSMIRLGFTIKPEGMGIF; this is encoded by the coding sequence ATGCGTTTAAAATCGATATTAATTTTCCTTATTTTATATTCAATTCAATCTAATTCTCAAATTGTAGAAGAGAAAAAAAACTTTAGAGCAGCAGATTCTTTATTAAAAGAAAACAGTTTTTCAGTACATCGAGACAATTATTTCCTAACTGGAGTACCACTAGATGAACCTATAACACGAAATTCTGCCGACGTAAAATATCAAGTTAGTTTTAAGCTTAGATTAAACTCAAAACCAATTTTAGGAGGTTTCTTTCCGTACTTAATGTATACGCAGAAAGCTTTTTGGGATATTTACGCAAGTTCGAAACCATTTTCTGAAATTAATTTTAATCCTGGAGTTGCAATGGTGCGTCCTTTTTATCTCAAAGGAGGAAGACTTACTTATGGCACAATTTCGTTTGAACACGAATCTAATGGAAGAGATTCCATTTATTCTAGAACATGGAATATGCTTGCATTTTCATTAAAATCGCAAGTTTCTCCAAGATGGACTGTCGGAATTAGAGGATGGATTCCTTTGGTTGATAAAGAAGACAATCCAGAATTAACAAAATATGTTGGTTATGGCGAAGCAAGTGCAAGTTACCAAATAAAACCAGGGCGTTGGAGTGCCGATGTTCTCTTTAGAAAAGGAAGCGGACTAATTAATTACGGTTCTCTGCAAACGCAATTGAATTGGAGGCCTTACAAAGAAGAAAATTATTATGTGACTTTGCAATGGTTTGTCGGATATACAGAAAGTTTAATAGATTATCAGGAACATAAAAGTATGATTCGCCTCGGCTTTACAATTAAACCAGAAGGCATGGGTATATTTTAA
- a CDS encoding helix-turn-helix transcriptional regulator, whose product MMYNEKLSKFFKAKGLKQKEVGAILGFSPAMIGRYLHGTANIGSEFIISLSKNFPDVDLNDLFAPEKEQNMINEAGAVYEKRNILNDLEEIEGRIHNIRLRLAEKKFEE is encoded by the coding sequence ATGATGTACAACGAAAAACTAAGCAAATTCTTTAAAGCTAAAGGATTAAAGCAAAAAGAGGTAGGGGCAATTTTAGGATTTAGCCCAGCAATGATTGGAAGATATTTACACGGTACAGCTAATATTGGTTCTGAATTTATTATTAGTTTAAGTAAAAATTTTCCAGATGTAGATTTAAATGATCTGTTTGCTCCAGAAAAAGAGCAAAATATGATTAACGAAGCCGGCGCAGTTTATGAAAAAAGAAATATTCTGAATGATTTGGAAGAAATTGAAGGTCGTATTCATAATATTCGACTGCGCTTAGCAGAAAAGAAATTTGAGGAATAA
- a CDS encoding acyl-CoA desaturase — translation MEKLKRPVYLKAGTDDFFKKMRLEVNETVLKKSSLYLLNVVKSLGLLAAFFLFYACILIFGNKTSLLFLFYILSGITMIVLFINAFHDAAHGALFKKPKHNQWFLYVLELFGSNHWLWMRRHIGLHHAYPNVPDWDIDIKQSNIIRIFPNSPLFDYHKYQHIYMWFIYPLYSLNWIYIRDFKDFFGKKDNYVKKVVEEIPRKEVYRLFAAKIINLIYLLFIPMIFLNQPWYTVLLAWLSLHMCGSALGVVALVSTHVDEDANFPNTDEDGNLSATWAMHQMIVTKDFSTESKLANFLYGGFTHHVAHHLFPGVGHTYYPYITPIIRRYAKEYDLPYTSYPFYHAVRSHFRMLKNKGVKENILMTGEI, via the coding sequence ATGGAAAAATTAAAACGACCGGTTTATCTTAAAGCCGGAACCGATGATTTTTTTAAAAAGATGCGTTTAGAAGTTAATGAAACGGTCTTAAAAAAATCTTCTTTGTACCTGTTGAATGTAGTGAAGTCTTTAGGGCTTCTTGCCGCTTTTTTTTTGTTTTATGCCTGTATTTTAATTTTTGGGAATAAAACTTCTTTACTATTTCTTTTTTATATTCTGTCTGGTATCACTATGATTGTCTTGTTTATAAATGCCTTTCATGATGCTGCACACGGAGCTTTATTTAAAAAACCAAAACATAATCAATGGTTTTTATATGTTTTAGAACTTTTTGGCAGTAATCATTGGCTTTGGATGAGAAGACATATTGGACTTCATCATGCCTATCCAAATGTCCCAGATTGGGATATCGATATAAAACAAAGTAATATTATTAGAATTTTTCCCAATAGTCCATTATTTGATTATCATAAATACCAACATATTTACATGTGGTTTATTTATCCTCTTTACAGCCTAAATTGGATTTATATTCGTGATTTTAAAGACTTTTTTGGCAAGAAAGACAACTATGTAAAAAAAGTCGTGGAGGAAATTCCAAGAAAAGAAGTTTACCGGTTATTTGCCGCAAAAATTATAAATCTCATTTATTTGCTTTTTATACCAATGATTTTTTTAAATCAGCCTTGGTATACAGTTCTGTTAGCTTGGTTAAGTTTGCATATGTGCGGAAGCGCACTTGGTGTTGTAGCACTTGTTTCTACTCATGTAGACGAAGATGCCAATTTTCCCAATACGGATGAAGATGGAAATCTCTCCGCAACATGGGCAATGCACCAAATGATTGTAACTAAGGATTTTAGCACAGAAAGCAAATTGGCAAATTTTTTATACGGCGGATTTACCCATCATGTTGCGCATCATCTTTTTCCAGGCGTCGGGCATACCTATTATCCTTATATTACGCCTATTATTCGACGTTACGCAAAAGAATATGATTTACCATATACATCATATCCGTTTTATCACGCAGTAAGATCTCATTTCAGAATGCTGAAAAACAAAGGAGTAAAAGAAAATATTCTGATGACAGGAGAAATTTAA
- a CDS encoding M15 family metallopeptidase: MNCFSKIIFGLLFCFTSLQAQNEAYTDEESTAQISDTTFVNLRDYSNDFIYDMKYATEDNFLKAKVYDCAECMLRLKTVKALIAANNDFLKKGYRIKLFDCYRPLDIQKKMWEIVSNPEYVADPKKGSIHNRGGAVDISLVDINGKEVDMGTSFDFFGIQASHNFKQLSKKILAKRAYLKKTMIKNGFNSFDSEWWHYNLKTGLKDKVANEKWKCD, translated from the coding sequence ATGAATTGTTTTTCAAAAATAATATTCGGTCTTCTTTTCTGTTTTACATCATTACAAGCGCAAAATGAAGCGTATACAGATGAAGAGTCTACTGCACAAATTTCAGACACAACATTTGTAAACTTACGAGATTACAGCAACGATTTTATCTATGATATGAAATACGCAACCGAAGACAATTTCCTGAAAGCGAAAGTTTACGATTGTGCCGAATGTATGCTGCGTTTGAAGACCGTAAAAGCACTTATAGCAGCCAATAATGATTTTTTGAAAAAAGGATACCGAATCAAATTATTTGATTGCTACAGACCTTTAGATATTCAGAAAAAGATGTGGGAAATAGTATCAAATCCAGAATATGTGGCTGATCCAAAAAAAGGCTCCATCCACAATAGAGGAGGAGCCGTTGATATTTCTTTAGTCGATATAAATGGAAAAGAAGTAGATATGGGAACTTCTTTCGATTTTTTCGGAATTCAGGCGAGTCATAATTTCAAACAGCTTTCAAAAAAAATTCTTGCTAAAAGAGCCTATTTGAAAAAAACTATGATCAAAAATGGCTTTAATTCATTTGATTCTGAATGGTGGCACTATAATTTGAAAACAGGTTTAAAAGATAAAGTAGCCAACGAAAAATGGAAATGCGATTAG